In Thermus aquaticus, the sequence GCCAGGAAGCCCGAGCTCCTCCTCCTGGACGAGCCCACCAGCGCCCTGGACCCGGTCACCAAGGGCCGGGTCCTGGGGGAGCTGGTGGACCTCTTGCGGCGGGAGGGCCTCCCGGCCCTGGCGGTGAGCCACGACCCCCTGCTGGCGGGGATGGCGGACTGGCTGGTGGTCCTGGGCCGGGGACGGGTCCTCCAGGAAGGCCCGCCGGAGGAGGTCCTCTCCGCCCCCGCCTCGGTGGAGGTGGCGAGGCTCTTGGGCTACGAGAACCTCTTCCCCGTGCGGGTGGCCCCGGGCGGGGTGGAGGCGGGCGGGGTGTTCCTTAAGCTTCCCCTTCCCCCCTGGGCCAGGGAAGGGCAAGGGGCCTGGCTTGGGGTGCGGGCGGCGGAGGTCATCGTGGTGCGCGAAGACCGCCCCCCGCCGGAGGAAAACGTGCTAGAGGGCCTTCTGGAGCGCTTTTACCCCGAGGGACTGGCCTTTCGGGGGGTGTTCCGGGGCGCCCTCACCCTGGAGGTCCTCCTGCCCCGGCACGTGCAGGAAAGGCTGGGCCTCGAGGCGGGCCGGACGGTCCGCGTGGTCCTTAAGCCCCGCTACCTGCACCTGATGCCGGGCTAGGCGCAAAAGGGTCCCCCAGGGCAGGCCGAACTTGTTCCAAAGCCCCTTGAGGAAGAAGCGGGCCTGGGCCCGATCCAGCCCCAGGGCCTCCGCCAGGGCCCGGGGCTCGGGGTCCACGCCCCGCCCCAGGGCCAAAAGGAGCCCCGCTTCCCCCGGGAGAAGCCGCAGGCCAAAGCGGCCAAGAAGCCCTTCGGGAAGCGTCCTGGGCTCGTCTTTTTTGGTGAGGAAGGCGAAGGCCCTAAGGTCGTAGGCCCGCACCCCCCGTCGGGTGGCCCAGAGGACCACCTCCCCCCTCTCCATCCGGTCCAGCCCCGCCAGGGAAACCCCCTGGCCCTCCTTCCAGGAAACGCCAAACCCCGCTTCCTTTAACGCCCTATAGACCAGCCCGTAAAGGGCGATGTCTTCCGTGTGCAAAACCACCTGCAAGGACCACCTCCTCTCGCCAGAAGGCCATGGGCCAAACGCCGCTAGGCCAAGGCGAAAGGAGGGGCCCGGGGGGCGGGGGCCAGGAAGGCCCCGGGGTGGCCCGGCCGCTCCTTGGGGCTATCCCAGGCCGCCCTCAGGGGCCTTGGGGGGGCGGGCTCGGCCACGGGCGGCAGGCCCGGGGCCATCTGCAGCCCGCAGAAGAGGGAGTGGTCCAGGCCCTTCTCCTCCCCCGGGGCCCGGCACATGTCGGCCCCCAGGGTGGGGTTCTGCACCCGCATGAGGTACATCTGCAGGGCCACCCCGGTGGAGGCCACCAGGGTGAGGGCCACGTACAGGGCCAAAAGCGCCCCCCTTAGGCGCATAGCCCCAGGCTAGCAGGTCCCCTTTTCCCCTGTAAAGTGGAAGGGTATGGCCGTCCGGGGCACCAAGGACCTTTTCGGCAGGGAGCTCAGGCTTCACCAGCGCATCGTGGAAACCGCCAGGAGGGTTTTGGAGGCGGCGGGGGCCCTAGAGCTCATCACCCCCATCTTTGAGGAGACCCAGGTCTTTGAAAAGGGCGTGGGAGCGGCCACCGACATCGTGCGCAAGGAGATGTTCACCTTCCAGGACCGGGGCGGGCGCTCCCTTACCCTACGCCCCGAGGGCACCGCCAGTATGGTGCGGGCCTACCTGGAGCACGGCATGAAGGTCTGGCCCCAGCCCGTTAGGCTCTGGATGGCCGGGCCCATGTTCCGGGCGGAAAGGCCCCAGAAGGGGCGCTACCGCCAGTTCCACCAGGTGAACTACGAGGCCTTAGGCTCGGAAAGCCCCATCCTGGACGCCGAGGCCATCGTCCTCCTCTACGACTCCCTGAGGGAGCTGGGCCTGAGGCGGCTTTCCGTCAAGCTCTCCTCCGTGGGGGACCCCGAGGACCGGGCCCGCTACAACGCCTATCTGCGGGAGGTCCTCACGCCCTACAAGGAGGCCCTCTCCGAGGACTCCCAAGAGCGGCTTGTCCTCAACCCCATGCGCATCCTGGACTCTAAAAGCGAGAAGGACCAGGCCCTCCTCCGGGAGCTTGGCGTCAAGCCCCTGCTGGACTTCCTGGGGGAGGCGGCCCGGGCCCACCTGAAGGCGGTGGAGCGCCACCTCTCCCGCCTTGGGGTGCCCTACGAGCTGGAGCCCACCCTGGTGCGGGGGCTGGACTACTACGTGCGCACCGCCTTTGAGGTCCACCACCAGGAGATCGGGGCCCAGTCGGCCCTGGGGGGCGGGGGGCGGTACGACGGCCTCTCCGAGCTTCTAGGCGGCCCCCGGGTGCCGGGGGTGGGCTTCGCCTTTGGCGTGGAGCGGGTGGCCTTGGCCCTCGAGGCCGAGGGTTTCGCCCTCCCCGAGGAGAAGGGCCCCGACCTCTACCTGATCCCCCTCCTGGAGGAGGCCGTGGACGAGGCCTTTTACGTGGCCGAGACCCTGAGGCCAAGGCTCAGGGTGGAGTACGCCCTCGGCCCCAAAAAGCCCGGCAAGGGACTGGAGGAGGCCCTGAAGCGGGGGGCCGCCTTCGCCGGGTTTTTGGGGGAGGAGGAGCTTAAGGCGGGGGAGCTCACCTTAAAGCGCCTGGCCACCGGGGAGCAGGTGCGCCTACCCTACCGGGAGGTGGCGGGCTTCCTCCTTTCCACCCCAGGATGAGAATCCGGTAAGCTTTAGAGGATTATGCGCCGCACCCACTACGCCGGGAGCCTCAGGGAAGAACACGCGGGGCAGGAGGTGGTCCTCGAGGGCTGGGTCAACCGCCGCCGGGACCTAGGCGGGCTGATCTTCATAGACCTGCGGGACCGGGAGGGCGTGGTCCAGCTCGTGGCCCACCCCCAAAGCCCCGCCTACGCCGTGGCGGAAAGGGTGCGCTCGGAGTGGGTGGTGCGGGCCAAGGGCCTGGTGCGCCTCCGCCCCGAGCCCAACCCCCGCCTGGCCACGGGGGCCGTGGAGGTGGAGCTCACCTCCTTGGAGGTCCTGGCCGAGGCCAAAACCCCGCCCTTCCCCGTGGACGCCGGCTGGCGGGGGGAGGAGGAGAAGGAGGCGGGGGAGGAGCTCCGCCTCAAGTACCGCTACCTGGACCTGCGCCGGAGGAGGATGCAGGAAAACCTCCGCCTCCGGCACCGGGTCATCAAGGCCATCTGGGACTACCTGGACCGGGAGGGCTTCATCCAGGTGGAGACCCCCTTTCTCACCAAAAGCACCCCGGAAGGGGCCCGGGACTTCCTGGTCCCCTACCGCCAGGAGCCCGGCCTCTTCTACGCCCTGCCCCAGTCCCCCCAGCTTTTCAAGCAGATGCTGATGGTGGCGGGCTTTGACCGCTATTTCCAGATCGCCCGCTGCTTCCGGGACGAGGACCTGAGAGCGGACCGCCAGCCCGACTTCACCCAGATGGACCTGGAGATGAGCTTCGTGGAGGTGGAGGACATCCTCACCCTCAACGAAGGCCTCATGGCCCACGTCTTCCGCGAGGCCCTGGGCGTGGAGCTTCCCCTCCCCTTCCCCCGCCTCTCCTACGAGGAGGCCATGGAGCGCTTTGGCTCCGACAAGCCCGACCTCCGCTTTGGCCTAGAGCTCAAGGAGGTGGGCCCCCTCTTCCGGGAAAGCCCCTTTGACCTCTTCCGCCAGGCGGAAAGGGTCAAGGCCCTGAGGGTGCCCAAGGCCCTCTCCCGCAAGGAGATCGCCTTCTTGGAGGAGGAGGCCAAGCGCCGGGGGGCGGGGGGCCTGGCCTGGGCCCGGGTGGAGGCGGAGGGGTTCTCCGGCGGGGTGGCCAAATACCTGGAGCCCGTGCGGGGGGCCCTGCTCCAGATCACGGAAGCCCAGCCTGGGGACACGCTTCTCTTCGCGGCCGGGCCCTTCAAGGTGGCCGCGGAGGCCATGGGGGCGGTGCGCCTCCTCCTGGCCGACCTCTTGGCGCTCAAGCGGGAGGGGTTCCGCTTCCTGTGGGTGGTGGACTTCCCCCTCCTGGAGTGGGACGGGGAGCGGAGCGGGTGGACCTACATGCACCACCCCTTCACCAGCCCCCACCCCGAGGACCTGCCCCTCCTGGAAAGCGACCCGGGCAGGGTTCGGGCCCTGGCCTACGACCTGGTGCTCAATGGGGTGGAGGTGGGCGGGGGGTCCATCCGCATCCACGACCCCCTGCTCCAGGCCAAGGTCTTCGCCCTTCTGGGGATCGGCGAGGAGGAGCAGAAGGAGAAGTTCGGCTTCTTTCTGGAGGCCCTCGCCTACGGGGCCCCGCCCCACGGGGGCATCGCCTGGGGCCTGGACCGCCTCCTGGCCATGATGACGGGTAGCCCCTCCATCCGGGAGGTCATCGCCTTCCCCAAGAACAAGGAGGGCAAGGACCCCCTCACCGGGGCCCCGAGCCCGGTTTCAGAGGAGCAGCTTCGCGAACTGGGGCTGATGGTGAGCCGCCATGGCTAGGATTCCTTACGTGCTGGTAGACGCCTTCGCCTCCGCCCCCGGGGCGGGGAACCGGGTGGCCATCGTCCTGGACGCCCGGGGCATGGCCCCTGAGGAGATGGCCAGGGTGGCGGCCCACCTGGGGGAGCCCGAGACGGCCTTCCTGACCGAGCGCCAGGGGACGGCCTTCGGGGTGCGCTTCTTCACCCCTTCCGGCGAGGTGGAGTTTTCCGGCCACGCCGCTTTGGCCTTGGGCCTCACCCTGGTGCGGCTGGGCCTGGCCCCGGAGGGGACGACCCGCCTCTACCTCCACACCCCCACCGAGGCCCTGCCCGTGGAGGTGATCTATGAGGAAGGGGAGCCCAAAAAGGCCTGGGTCCGGGGCCCCACCCCCCGCTTCCGGGACCTGCCCCCCTTCACCCTCCTGAAGGAGGCCCTCGAGGCCCTGGGCACCAATGAGCGCTACCTGCACCGGGGCCTCCCCTACGGCATCGCCTTCACCGGCCTCTGGAGCCTCTTCGTGCCCCTCGTCGCCCCCGGGGTGGTGGACGCGCTGGAACCGGAGATGCCGGCTTTGCAGGAGGTCTCCCGCAAGCTGGAGGTGGCCACGGTCCACGCCTACGCCCCCATGGGGCCCCGGAGCTTTTACGCCCGGGACTTTGCCCCCCTCCTGGGCATCCCCGAGGACCCGGTGACGGGCTCGGCCAACGCCGCCTTAGGGGCCCTCCTGGCCCGCTCCGGGGTGGTCCCCAGGCGGGAGGGCGAGGTGCGCCTCACCATCTACCAGGGGCACCGCCTGGGCAACCCCGGGGTGGTGGAGGTCCTGGTGGAGTACAGCCCCACAGGCCTCCCCTACGCGGTAAAAATCGGCGGGGAGGCGGTCATCGTGGCCTCGGGAGAGCTTTGAATACCCCGCCGCGGCAAAAGCCACGGTGGGGGCCCCGAAAGGCAAAAGGCGCCAGGAAAACCATGGGCGGCCACTCAGCGGTCAAGCTGGTCTTGGTGGACGTGGACGGCACCCTGGTGGGGAAGGACGGGGTGCCCCCTTGCGTCTGGCCCAGGGTGGAGGCCCTGAGGGCCAAAGGGGTTCGCCTGAGCCTCATCACCGGGAGGCCGGGCCGGGGCGAGACCTTGGGCTACGCCCGGCGGCTAGACCCCACGGGCCTCCACGTCTTTGAGTCGGGGGCCGTGGTCCTGGCCCTTTCCCAAGACCCCCACGGCCCCCCCGCCACCCCCGTCCACCTGGCCGCCCTGCTGGAAGAGGCGGCCCAAGAGGCCATCCGCCTGGCCCGGCGGCNNNNNNNNNNNNNNNNNNNNGGGGGAGGGCATCCAAAAGGGCGCCCAAGGGGGCTTCGGGACCGGCTAGGACCTGGAGGCGGACCAGGGGCTCTTCTAGCCTTAAGAGGTCCGCCCCTTCCGCCTTTAGGCCCAGAAGGTCCTGGTGGGCTTGAAGGAGGGGGCTATCGCCCTCCACGTAGAAGCCCCCCTGGGCGGTGTAGCCCTCGAGGGGCAGGCCGAGCCGCCGGGCCAGGCGGATGGCCTCTTGGGCCGCCTCTTCCAGCAGGGCGGCCACGTGGACCGGGGTGGCGGGGGGGCCGTGGGGGTCTTGGGAAAGGGCCAGGACCACGGCCCCCGACTCAAAGACGTGGAGGCCCGTGGGGTCTAGCCGCCGGGCGTAGCCCAAGGTCTCGCCCCGGCCCGGCCTCCCGGTGATGAGGCTCAGGCGAACCCCTTTGGCCCTCAGGGCCTCCACCCTGGGCCAGACGCAAGGGGGCACCCCGTNNNNNNNNNNNNNNNNNNNNTGGCCGCCCTGCTGGAAGAGGCGGCCCAAGAGGCCATCCGCCTGGCCCGGCGGCTCGGCCTGCCCCTCGAGGGCTACACCGCCCAGGGGGGCTTCTACGTGGAGGGCGATAGCCCCCTCCTTCAAGCCCACCAGGACCTTCTGGGCCTAAAGGCGGAAGGGGCGGACCTCTTAAGGCTAGAAGAGCCCCTGGTCCGCCTCCAGGTCCTAGCCGGTCCCGAAGCCCCCTTGGGCGCCCTTTTGGATGCCCTCCCCCCCGGCCTCACCTACCACGTGGCCGAAAGCCCCAAGATGCCCGGGGTGCGCTTCGTCTCCCTCACCAAAGCGGGCGTGAGCAAGCTCTCCGCCGCCCGCCTGGTGGCCGAGGCCTACGGCCTCTCCCTGGCGGAGTGCGCCATGGTGGGGGATGGGGAGAACGACCTGGAGCTGATCCGGGCCGTGGGCCTGGGCGTGGCCATGGGGAACGCCCCGGAAAGCGTGAAGCGGGCCGCCAAGCGGGTGGTGGCCCCGGTGGAGGCCTGCGGCCTGGGGGAGGCCCTGGACCTCCTGGGGTAGACTAGCCCAGGTATGCGGGCCTTCATTGAGGAGATCGCGCGCCACGAAGGGCAGGAAGTAGAGCTAAGGGGCTGGGTCTACGGAAAGCGCTCCAAGGGCAAGATCCTCTTCCTGATCCTCCGGGACGGGACCGGCTTCCTGCAGGCCACGGTGGTCAAAGGGGAGGTCCCCGAGGAGGTCTTCCAAAGGGCCGACCACCTGCCCCAGGAGACCGCCCTCAAGGTGTGGGGCCTGGTGCGGAAGGACGAACGCGCCCCCGGGGGGTACGAGCTTGCCGTACGGAACCTGGAGGTGGTGAGCCTCCCCCAGGGGGAGTACCCCATCGGCCCCAAGGAGCACGGCATTGACTTCCTCATGGACCACCGCCACCTCTGGCTCCGCCACCGCAGGCCCTTCGCCGTCATGCGCATCCGGGACGAGCTAGAACGGGGCATCCACGAGTTCTTCGGCGAGCGGGGCTTCCTGCGCTTTGACGCCCCCATCCTGACCCCCAGCGCCGTGGAGGGCACCACCGACCTCTTTGAGGTGGACCTTTTTGACGGAGAGAAGGCCTACCTCTCCCAGTCGGGCCAGCTCTACGCCGAGGCCGGGGCCATGGCCTACGCCAAGGTCTACACCTTCGGCCCCACCTTCCGGGCGGAAAGGAGCAAGACCCGGCGCCACCTCCTGGAGTTCTGGATGGTGGAGCCCGAGGTGGCCTTCATGACCCACGAGGAGAACATGGCTCTCCAGGAGGAGCTTGTGCGCTACCTGGTGGGCCGGGTCCTGGAACGGCGGGCCAGGGAGCTGGAGATGCTGGAGCGGGACCCCAAGGCCCTGGAACCCGCCGCCCAGGGCAACTACCCCCGCCTCACCTACAAGGAGGCCGTGGCCCTGGTGAACCGCCTGGCCGAGAAGGACCTCGAGGTCCCCCCCCTCCCCTACGGCGAGGACTTCGGGGCCCCCCACGAGGCCGCCCTCAGCCGCCAGTTTGACCGCCCGGTTTTCGTGGAGCGCTACCCCGCCCGCATCAAGGCCTTTTACATGGAGCCGGATCCCGAAGACCCCGAGCTGGTCCTCAACGACGACCTCCTGGCCCCCGAGGGCTACGGGGAGATCATCGGGGGAAGCCAGAGGATCCACGACCTGGAGCTTTTGCGGCGCAAGATCCGGGAGTTTGGCCTCCCCGAGGAGGTCTACGAGTGGTACCTGGACCTCCGCCGCTTCGGGAGCGTCCCCCACTCGGGCTTCGGCCTGGGGCTTGAGCGCACCGTGGCCTGGATCTGCGGCCTCAGCCACGTGCGGGAGGCCATCCCCTTCCCCAGGATGTACACCCGCATGCGCCCCTGAGGCCGGAGGCGTCCGGCTGACGCGCATAGGGGAGACCCCCTGGGCCGCCCGAAGCCCCGAGGCGGTGGCCCAGGGAAGGGGTTGCGGCCAAAGGCCCGGTCCCCGGACTCCCCACGGAGGCTGAGGAGAGGCTGACGTCCGACTCCCTTGCCGATACAACTCCCCTCCCACGGCCGGGCGGGGCAAGGGACGGGAAACCCCGCTCTCCGGGACCTCCCTTCTCTCCGGGAGGCCCTAGGCCACAGGGGCCTGAAAGCTTTCCGGGAAGGAAGCCCCCGGTTGCCTCTGGCCGGGACCCCGTGAGCTAGACCCCTGCCAGCTCCAGAAAGAGGCGGTGAAGGCGGGCGTCCTCCGTGAGCTCGGGGTGGAAGCTGCTGGCAAGAAGCCTTCCCTGGCGCACCAGGACGGGAAGGCCCCCAAGCTCCGCCAGGACCTCCACCCCCTCCCCTAGCCTGCGGAAGACGGGGGCCCGGATGAAGACCCCAGGGAAGGGACCGAGGCCCTTCACCTGCACCTCCTCCTGGAAGCTCTCCACCTGCCTGCCGAAGGCGTTCCGCTCCACGGCCACGTCCAGGACCCCAAGGCGAGGCTGCTCGGGGTAGCCCAAGATCTCCTTGGCCATCCAGATGGCCCCGGCGCAGGTGCCAAAGAGGGCCAGGCTCCCCTCCTCCACCCGCCGCCGCACCGCCTCCTCGAGGCCGTACTCCCGGGCCAGTTTGCCGATGGTGGTGGACTCCCCGCCGGGGACGATGAGGGCCTTAAGGCCCAGAAGGTGCTCGGGCTTGCGAACCTCTTTGGCCTCCACCCCAAGCCGCCTGAGGGCCTCCTTGTGCTCGCGGAAATCCCCCTGTAGGGCCAAGACGCCGACCACGCCCCTCATCCTGGCCCTAGGCCCCCCTCTTGTCAAGGACGGGCTCTAAGGCCCTCTCCTTCCCCTTGGCCTCCAGCATGAGGTCGGCGGGGCCGGGCAAGGCCCCAAGGAGCCTCTCCCAGTCCTCCCGGGCCACGAAGAAGGCGTGGGCCCCGGGGCGCTTGCCAGGGTCCTGGCTGGAGAGGTGGACCTTGGGCCGGCCCCTCCAGGTGGAAAAGGCCAAGGCCAGGGCCTCCTTCAGGGAAAGCCGCCCGGGGTTTAAGGCGTGGTGGAGGGCGTCCACCACCACCCCCACCCCCAGGGCCTCGGCCGCTTCCAGGACCTCCTCCACACTCCAGAGCCTCTCGTCGTTTTCCAGGGCCAGGTAGCGGAGGACCTCGCCCTCTCCCCGGAGGTTTTCCACAAAGCGCCTGAGGGCCCGCCTCCGGTCCCCGTAGGCCCCGCCCAGGTGGAGGACCAAAACCCCTTCCTCGGCCTGGAGGAGGCTCAGGACCCGGGCCGAGTAGCGGAGCTCCGCCAGGGAGCGCTCCACCACCTTTGGGCTTGGGCTTCCCGGGTTCACGTACTGGCCGGGGTGCATGGAAAGCCGCTGGCCCAGAGCCCGGGCCAGGGCCCCCAGACGGGCGAGCTCCGCCCCATGGGCCCGCTCCCAGTCGTAGGGGAAGGCGGGGTGGGAGGCGAAGGGGATCAGGTGCTGGCCAATGCGGAAGAGGTGGAAGCCCTCCTTTGGGTTCCAGCGGAGGATCCTCTCCAGATCGGCCAGGTTCTCGGCCGCCTTGGCCCGGGCCCGCTCCTCCGAAAGCGAGGCCAGGCGCAGGGTGTGGTTGGTGCTGGCCCTGAGGGTCAGGTTCTCGCAGGGATAGCCCAGCCGGATCACCGCCGGACCTCAGCCTCCAGGAAGACCTCCACCTCGTCCCGGACCTCGAGGAAGAGGAAGCGGGGCCGTTCAAACCCCCAGTCGGAGAAGCGGGTCGTGAAGGCCCCCCGGAAGCGGAAGGCCCCGGGGCCTCCGGAAAGCTCCCCCAGAACCCTCACCGGCCTCCGCCTCCCCGCCATCTCCAGCTCCCCCTCCACCACGAAGGAGGCCCCGTCCCGGTAGGCCCGCCTGGGGTAGAGGCAGGCCAGGGGGTACTCCTTGGCCTTCAGGATCTCCAGGGCCTTCTTGTCCCGCTCGCCATTGCCCGAGTCCCAGGCCTCCTGCCGGAGGCACACCTTCCCAGAGGCCCTCTCCAGGCCGTCCCAGACCACCTCCCCTTGGGCGGTGGGGTTTTTACCCTCCCAGCTTCCCAAGGGGTAGTAGCCCCGGTAGCGGGCCAGGCCCTCCACGGCGTAGGGGGCCTGGGCCTGGGCTATAAGCAGGAAAATGAACAGGAAA encodes:
- a CDS encoding ABC transporter ATP-binding protein, which translates into the protein MADLEVHYRLRWPIALEARFQIRGFTALLGESGVGKTTLLKALCGLIPAEGTPYSGLPPEKRPVGYLPQDLALFPHMTALENVAFPLSGRGKGEALALLERVGLLEHAHKRPQALSGGQKQRVALARALARKPELLLLDEPTSALDPVTKGRVLGELVDLLRREGLPALAVSHDPLLAGMADWLVVLGRGRVLQEGPPEEVLSAPASVEVARLLGYENLFPVRVAPGGVEAGGVFLKLPLPPWAREGQGAWLGVRAAEVIVVREDRPPPEENVLEGLLERFYPEGLAFRGVFRGALTLEVLLPRHVQERLGLEAGRTVRVVLKPRYLHLMPG
- the hisS gene encoding histidine--tRNA ligase, producing the protein MAVRGTKDLFGRELRLHQRIVETARRVLEAAGALELITPIFEETQVFEKGVGAATDIVRKEMFTFQDRGGRSLTLRPEGTASMVRAYLEHGMKVWPQPVRLWMAGPMFRAERPQKGRYRQFHQVNYEALGSESPILDAEAIVLLYDSLRELGLRRLSVKLSSVGDPEDRARYNAYLREVLTPYKEALSEDSQERLVLNPMRILDSKSEKDQALLRELGVKPLLDFLGEAARAHLKAVERHLSRLGVPYELEPTLVRGLDYYVRTAFEVHHQEIGAQSALGGGGRYDGLSELLGGPRVPGVGFAFGVERVALALEAEGFALPEEKGPDLYLIPLLEEAVDEAFYVAETLRPRLRVEYALGPKKPGKGLEEALKRGAAFAGFLGEEELKAGELTLKRLATGEQVRLPYREVAGFLLSTPG
- the aspS gene encoding aspartate--tRNA ligase; this translates as MRRTHYAGSLREEHAGQEVVLEGWVNRRRDLGGLIFIDLRDREGVVQLVAHPQSPAYAVAERVRSEWVVRAKGLVRLRPEPNPRLATGAVEVELTSLEVLAEAKTPPFPVDAGWRGEEEKEAGEELRLKYRYLDLRRRRMQENLRLRHRVIKAIWDYLDREGFIQVETPFLTKSTPEGARDFLVPYRQEPGLFYALPQSPQLFKQMLMVAGFDRYFQIARCFRDEDLRADRQPDFTQMDLEMSFVEVEDILTLNEGLMAHVFREALGVELPLPFPRLSYEEAMERFGSDKPDLRFGLELKEVGPLFRESPFDLFRQAERVKALRVPKALSRKEIAFLEEEAKRRGAGGLAWARVEAEGFSGGVAKYLEPVRGALLQITEAQPGDTLLFAAGPFKVAAEAMGAVRLLLADLLALKREGFRFLWVVDFPLLEWDGERSGWTYMHHPFTSPHPEDLPLLESDPGRVRALAYDLVLNGVEVGGGSIRIHDPLLQAKVFALLGIGEEEQKEKFGFFLEALAYGAPPHGGIAWGLDRLLAMMTGSPSIREVIAFPKNKEGKDPLTGAPSPVSEEQLRELGLMVSRHG
- a CDS encoding PhzF family phenazine biosynthesis protein, producing MARIPYVLVDAFASAPGAGNRVAIVLDARGMAPEEMARVAAHLGEPETAFLTERQGTAFGVRFFTPSGEVEFSGHAALALGLTLVRLGLAPEGTTRLYLHTPTEALPVEVIYEEGEPKKAWVRGPTPRFRDLPPFTLLKEALEALGTNERYLHRGLPYGIAFTGLWSLFVPLVAPGVVDALEPEMPALQEVSRKLEVATVHAYAPMGPRSFYARDFAPLLGIPEDPVTGSANAALGALLARSGVVPRREGEVRLTIYQGHRLGNPGVVEVLVEYSPTGLPYAVKIGGEAVIVASGEL
- a CDS encoding HAD family hydrolase, producing the protein MGGHSAVKLVLVDVDGTLVGKDGVPPCVWPRVEALRAKGVRLSLITGRPGRGETLGYARRLDPTGLHVFESGAVVLALSQDPHGPPATPVHLAALLEEAAQEAIRLARR
- a CDS encoding HAD family hydrolase; the encoded protein is GVPPCVWPRVEALRAKGVRLSLITGRPGRGETLGYARRLDPTGLHVFESGAVVLALSQDPHGPPATPVHVAALLEEAAQEAIRLARRLGLPLEGYTAQGGFYVEGDSPLLQAHQDLLGLKAEGADLLRLEEPLVRLQVLAGPEAPLGALLDALP
- a CDS encoding HAD family hydrolase: AALLEEAAQEAIRLARRLGLPLEGYTAQGGFYVEGDSPLLQAHQDLLGLKAEGADLLRLEEPLVRLQVLAGPEAPLGALLDALPPGLTYHVAESPKMPGVRFVSLTKAGVSKLSAARLVAEAYGLSLAECAMVGDGENDLELIRAVGLGVAMGNAPESVKRAAKRVVAPVEACGLGEALDLLG
- the asnS gene encoding asparagine--tRNA ligase — translated: MRAFIEEIARHEGQEVELRGWVYGKRSKGKILFLILRDGTGFLQATVVKGEVPEEVFQRADHLPQETALKVWGLVRKDERAPGGYELAVRNLEVVSLPQGEYPIGPKEHGIDFLMDHRHLWLRHRRPFAVMRIRDELERGIHEFFGERGFLRFDAPILTPSAVEGTTDLFEVDLFDGEKAYLSQSGQLYAEAGAMAYAKVYTFGPTFRAERSKTRRHLLEFWMVEPEVAFMTHEENMALQEELVRYLVGRVLERRARELEMLERDPKALEPAAQGNYPRLTYKEAVALVNRLAEKDLEVPPLPYGEDFGAPHEAALSRQFDRPVFVERYPARIKAFYMEPDPEDPELVLNDDLLAPEGYGEIIGGSQRIHDLELLRRKIREFGLPEEVYEWYLDLRRFGSVPHSGFGLGLERTVAWICGLSHVREAIPFPRMYTRMRP
- the pdxT gene encoding pyridoxal 5'-phosphate synthase glutaminase subunit PdxT, producing MRGVVGVLALQGDFREHKEALRRLGVEAKEVRKPEHLLGLKALIVPGGESTTIGKLAREYGLEEAVRRRVEEGSLALFGTCAGAIWMAKEILGYPEQPRLGVLDVAVERNAFGRQVESFQEEVQVKGLGPFPGVFIRAPVFRRLGEGVEVLAELGGLPVLVRQGRLLASSFHPELTEDARLHRLFLELAGV
- the uvsE gene encoding UV DNA damage repair endonuclease UvsE yields the protein MIRLGYPCENLTLRASTNHTLRLASLSEERARAKAAENLADLERILRWNPKEGFHLFRIGQHLIPFASHPAFPYDWERAHGAELARLGALARALGQRLSMHPGQYVNPGSPSPKVVERSLAELRYSARVLSLLQAEEGVLVLHLGGAYGDRRRALRRFVENLRGEGEVLRYLALENDERLWSVEEVLEAAEALGVGVVVDALHHALNPGRLSLKEALALAFSTWRGRPKVHLSSQDPGKRPGAHAFFVAREDWERLLGALPGPADLMLEAKGKERALEPVLDKRGA
- a CDS encoding YceI family protein, producing the protein MRRILFLFIFLLIAQAQAPYAVEGLARYRGYYPLGSWEGKNPTAQGEVVWDGLERASGKVCLRQEAWDSGNGERDKKALEILKAKEYPLACLYPRRAYRDGASFVVEGELEMAGRRRPVRVLGELSGGPGAFRFRGAFTTRFSDWGFERPRFLFLEVRDEVEVFLEAEVRR